In Lolium perenne isolate Kyuss_39 chromosome 5, Kyuss_2.0, whole genome shotgun sequence, the sequence CGCCGCGTGCTGTTCGCGGAGGCCAACAAGGACGTCGTCGACTACCTCTTCTCCATCCTCGCTCTGCCCATCGGAACCGCGATCAAGCTGCTCGGGAAGGAGCGGCCGGGTGCCTTGGGTGGCAGCACCTGCAGCCTCTACGCGAGCGTCGAGAAGCTCGACAAGAGATACCTCGAACCCGCCGCGGCCAAGGCCGTGCTCCTTGGGCCCACCaccgcgccgccggccgccgccgcttccAAGGCGAGTTCCCTCCCTTTCCGCACGAAGTCGCTCGTGCGGGGCGTCGTGAGGTACACGGTGCTGGACGACCTCACGGTGACGCCCCCGTCCGCCGTCTCCAGCGTCGGGCTTCTCAACACGTTT encodes:
- the LOC127303346 gene encoding uncharacterized protein encodes the protein MTALSMKLLVDTAARRVLFAEANKDVVDYLFSILALPIGTAIKLLGKERPGALGGSTCSLYASVEKLDKRYLEPAAAKAVLLGPTTAPPAAAASKASSLPFRTKSLVRGVVRYTVLDDLTVTPPSAVSSVGLLNTFAVKDLGALQEKHVQLAYKEGLEILRASLESKTVLTDVFLEKP